In Nicotiana tabacum cultivar K326 chromosome 11, ASM71507v2, whole genome shotgun sequence, a single window of DNA contains:
- the LOC142165723 gene encoding uncharacterized protein LOC142165723, which translates to MSPNWGLQNNYHSASNGRIWMLWDTSIYILDKLREDTQLLHYQITMKSTGITCVLTVIYGYNTCEQMRTLWDALKEIAQGVTIPWLICGYFNVKGECYTWTNKQQSSDRICSRLDRAFGNHDWMMQWGHVVMEYDLEKWSLIEESIMRHKLRVKWIQLGDSKTKYFSVVVKERNQKKHIREITSLNGVKLIEPKDIQDEIVKFYKSLMGSIFQRLPAINRLNMKRGPTLSQQ; encoded by the exons ATGTCTCCAAATTGGGGACTTCAAAACAACTATCATAGTGCTAGTAATGGTAGAATCTGGATGTTGTGGGATACTAGCATCTATATTCTTGATAAACTTAGAGAGGATACACAACTTTTACACTATCAGATTACTATGAAATCAACTGGTATAACATGTGTTCTAACTGTTATCTATGGTTATAACACATGTGAACAAATGAGAACCTTATGGGATGCACTGAAAGAAATAGCACAAGGTGTAACTATACCATGGTTGATTTGTGGATATTTTAATGTG AAAGGGGAATGCTACACATGGACAAACAAACAACAAAGTAGTGACAGAATATGTAGCAGGCTAGATAGAGCATTTGGTAATCATGATTGGATGATGCAATGGGGTCATGTAGTAATGGAGTATGAT CTTGAAAAATGGTCTTTGATTGAAGAGAGTATCATGAGACATAAATTAAGGGTCAAATGGATTCAATTGGGTGACTCGAAAACAAAATACTTCTCTGTTGTGGTCAAGGAGAGAAACCAGAAAAAACACATTAGGGAGATTACCTCCTTAAATGGTGTAAAACTTATAGAACCAAAGGACATTCAAGATGAGATCGTGAAGTTCTATAAGTCACTGATGGGTTCAATTTTTCAGAGACTACCAGCAATTAACAGGCTCAACATGAAGAGAGGGCCAACTCTCTCTCAGCAATAG